The Orenia marismortui DSM 5156 genome has a window encoding:
- a CDS encoding YeeE/YedE thiosulfate transporter family protein yields MEKRGVSRRKDPKWQIKLAIVLLFISSLIFYYLYNSLAFNLAISWVFGLLVGFTLQRAKICFTATLRDPIFFGLTELARAVILSLLIATIGYSIIQYYQMVNGLSLSGRFVALGWHIPIGALIFGVGAAISGGCASGTLVRLGEGFQLQWVALIGFLLGSVHGAHDADWWYRLFSDYEVPHLPTLIGWGPSILLQVSMLVILYLLLKLQ; encoded by the coding sequence ATGGAAAAGAGGGGAGTTTCCAGAAGAAAAGATCCTAAATGGCAGATCAAATTGGCTATTGTGCTCTTATTTATCTCATCATTAATTTTTTATTACTTATATAATTCATTAGCTTTTAATCTAGCTATTTCTTGGGTCTTTGGTCTATTAGTTGGATTTACTTTGCAACGTGCTAAGATATGTTTTACTGCAACCTTGAGAGATCCAATCTTTTTTGGCTTAACTGAATTAGCAAGAGCAGTTATATTATCATTATTAATAGCGACAATAGGATATAGTATAATTCAATATTATCAAATGGTAAATGGTCTAAGTCTTTCAGGAAGATTTGTAGCCTTAGGTTGGCACATTCCAATTGGAGCTTTAATCTTTGGGGTTGGTGCTGCTATTAGTGGTGGTTGTGCTTCTGGAACTTTAGTTAGATTAGGGGAAGGGTTTCAGTTGCAATGGGTAGCTTTAATCGGATTTCTTTTAGGTTCAGTACATGGAGCTCATGATGCTGATTGGTGGTATAGATTATTTAGTGATTATGAGGTACCTCACTTACCTACTTTGATAGGTTGGGGACCCAGTATTTTGTTGCAAGTATCTATGTTAGTTATTCTATATTTATTACTTAAATTGCAATAA
- a CDS encoding IS30 family transposase — translation MTYLNDTPKSRKNKHLNAYERGQIALLHSEGMNPNAIAKRLGRASNTIRNELKRGTVSQIKANKKIMVYYPDTGQRVYESNRKNCGPKFKLLQCEEFIDYVIEQFYEKGHSLDAICGAAKLHNKFPKPEMVSTKTLYNYVNAGLLTIKNIDLPLKLKRSSKRKHTKNNKKKLGTSIDQRPESINNRSEFGHWEIDTMIGKKTKNESVLLTMTERMTRKEIIRKIPAKTAQAVQDAILKLVNEAGDCFPKVFKSFTCDNGSEFAQMSFLEQISDTKVYFAHPYSSWERGTNERHNGLIRRFIPKGNSLNQFSIESIARVQNWCNTLPRKILDYLTPDEIFEDKLKQILYD, via the coding sequence ATGACTTACTTAAATGATACACCAAAATCCCGAAAAAATAAACACCTAAATGCTTATGAACGTGGTCAAATTGCATTATTACATTCCGAAGGAATGAATCCAAATGCTATTGCAAAACGTTTAGGTAGAGCTTCTAATACCATTAGAAACGAACTAAAACGTGGTACAGTTTCTCAAATTAAAGCTAATAAAAAGATTATGGTCTATTACCCTGACACTGGTCAAAGAGTTTATGAATCTAATCGCAAGAATTGTGGTCCTAAATTTAAACTTTTGCAATGTGAAGAGTTCATTGATTATGTTATAGAACAGTTCTACGAAAAAGGACATTCTCTTGATGCTATATGTGGTGCAGCAAAACTTCATAATAAATTTCCAAAGCCAGAGATGGTATCTACTAAAACGCTTTATAACTACGTCAACGCTGGATTATTGACAATTAAAAACATTGATTTACCTTTGAAGCTTAAGCGTTCTTCAAAAAGAAAGCACACTAAAAATAATAAAAAGAAGCTTGGTACAAGTATAGATCAACGCCCTGAAAGTATTAATAATCGTAGTGAGTTTGGTCACTGGGAAATTGACACTATGATAGGCAAAAAGACTAAAAATGAATCAGTTTTACTTACTATGACAGAACGTATGACTCGTAAAGAAATTATTCGTAAAATCCCTGCCAAGACTGCTCAAGCAGTTCAAGATGCTATTTTAAAGCTCGTTAATGAAGCAGGAGATTGTTTTCCAAAAGTATTTAAAAGCTTCACTTGTGATAATGGCTCTGAGTTTGCTCAAATGTCATTTTTAGAGCAAATTAGTGATACTAAAGTATACTTTGCACATCCATATTCATCATGGGAAAGAGGAACTAATGAGCGTCATAATGGTCTTATAAGACGCTTTATCCCTAAAGGTAATAGTCTAAACCAATTCTCTATTGAATCTATTGCTAGAGTCCAAAACTGGTGCAATACTTTACCAAGAAAAATCTTAGATTACCTAACCCCTGATGAAATATTTGAAGATAAATTAAAACAAATTCTTTATGACTAA
- a CDS encoding PucR family transcriptional regulator: MGYLVILEENILDEDDYLALTQGVNAISLKLHQNYIIQSLSQRCSNELIENLLQGRVKDRQKLIKSGELAGWDLTVSYQLFVIKANFSRDLDKDTGGHGLYTYEMEEKIINSLHRIIRTNISRKYIIFSYQGDILLLINYEDNSKEIREDIESLHQQLSNRFQGVSFSIGGGSFVRDCCMIADSYQQALYSLEFLAITNEVNRVLFYEDLGVLRLLWQVDCRHLMKFTDEFLKELIAYDLNNNSNWVDTLGAFLQEGCSIQYAANRLHIHPNTMRYRIERIQEILGLDLRDFETQLNLTTAYKIHKFIICSCEEGG, from the coding sequence TTGGGTTATCTTGTTATTTTAGAGGAAAATATTTTAGATGAAGATGATTATTTGGCTCTGACTCAAGGGGTTAATGCTATCTCTTTAAAGTTACATCAAAATTATATTATACAGAGCTTGTCACAACGATGTAGTAATGAATTAATTGAAAATCTACTACAAGGTAGAGTTAAAGATAGACAAAAGTTAATTAAAAGTGGTGAATTAGCAGGTTGGGATTTGACAGTTTCTTATCAACTATTTGTAATTAAAGCTAATTTTAGTCGTGATTTAGATAAAGATACAGGTGGTCATGGATTATATACCTACGAGATGGAAGAGAAGATTATTAATAGCTTACATCGAATTATTAGAACAAATATTTCAAGGAAGTATATTATATTTTCGTACCAAGGAGATATTTTACTATTAATTAATTATGAGGATAACTCTAAAGAGATTAGAGAGGACATAGAAAGCCTTCATCAGCAACTAAGTAATCGTTTTCAAGGGGTATCTTTCTCAATTGGAGGGGGTTCTTTTGTTAGAGATTGTTGTATGATAGCAGATAGCTATCAGCAGGCATTATATAGCTTAGAATTCCTTGCTATAACAAATGAAGTTAATAGGGTATTATTTTATGAAGATTTGGGAGTTTTACGTTTATTATGGCAGGTGGATTGTCGTCATTTAATGAAGTTTACCGATGAATTCTTGAAAGAGCTCATTGCTTATGATTTAAATAATAATAGTAACTGGGTAGATACTTTAGGGGCTTTTTTGCAAGAGGGATGTAGTATTCAATATGCTGCCAATCGACTACATATTCACCCAAATACTATGAGGTATAGAATTGAGAGAATACAAGAAATTTTAGGGCTTGATTTACGTGATTTTGAAACACAATTAAATTTGACTACTGCTTATAAGATTCATAAATTTATTATCTGTAGTTGTGAAGAAGGAGGCTAA
- a CDS encoding YeeE/YedE thiosulfate transporter family protein — MNGKSLLPKQSKDDKESLFKKIFKQPWPYWVGGVLLALLNIIYVALTGDYWAITTNLARWGSWVLSNFGIATNEWDVWTYYDYYARPWLDKQTWSNLGIVFGALIAILLAKQFKFKRVKNKKQVLIVLIGGWLMGYGARVAVGCNIGGLYSSISSLGLNGWLYLPFVMLGVFLGSKVLMKWFT; from the coding sequence GTGAATGGCAAATCACTGTTACCAAAACAAAGTAAAGATGATAAAGAGAGTTTATTTAAAAAGATATTTAAACAGCCATGGCCCTATTGGGTAGGTGGAGTCTTACTGGCATTATTAAATATAATTTATGTAGCATTAACAGGTGATTATTGGGCGATTACAACTAACTTAGCCCGTTGGGGTTCTTGGGTGTTAAGTAATTTTGGAATAGCAACTAATGAATGGGATGTTTGGACTTATTATGATTATTATGCTAGACCATGGCTAGACAAGCAGACTTGGTCTAATCTTGGTATAGTTTTTGGTGCTTTAATAGCTATATTGTTGGCAAAGCAATTTAAATTTAAGAGGGTTAAGAATAAGAAACAAGTTCTAATTGTACTAATAGGTGGTTGGTTAATGGGGTATGGGGCTAGAGTAGCGGTAGGATGTAATATTGGAGGTTTATATAGTTCAATATCTTCATTAGGGCTAAATGGTTGGTTATATCTCCCTTTTGTCATGTTAGGCGTCTTTTTAGGAAGTAAGGTCCTAATGAAATGGTTTACTTAG
- the treC gene encoding alpha,alpha-phosphotrehalase produces the protein MENINAEWWRKAVVYQIYPKSFNDTTGNGIGDLQGIIEKLDYLNKLGVDVIWLTPIYKSPQNDNGYDISDYYSIYEGYGTMEDFDRLLAEAHQRDIKVIMDIVINHTSTEHQWFKESAKSKDNPYRDFYIWKDPKGGAEPSNWKSKFGGSAWKYDKDTGQYYLHLFDVTQADLNWENPEVREKLYKMMNFWLGEKGVDGFRLDVINLISKNQDFPDDDGSVAPGDGRKFYTDGPKVHKYMQEMNQEVFSKYEMMTVGEMSSTNIDDCIKYTNPKRKELDMVFSFYHLKVDYPNGEKWTNADFDFIELKKILSDWQVGMNQGGGWNALFWCNHDQPRVVSRFGNDGKYHNKSAKMLATTIHMMQGTPYIYQGEEFGMTNPNFADINDYRDVESLNAYKILKEEGRSEEEIMSAIKAKSRDNSRTPMQWNSGQHGGFTTGTPWINLAANYKDINAQRSLADKNSIFYHYQKLIKLRKRLDIITYGDYKLLLEDDQDIFVYLRTYNSEKLLVINNFYDKDVDFKLPDEVSDLSAYNTKILISNYGDSSENIKNIRLRPYESIVYHLAK, from the coding sequence ATGGAAAATATTAATGCTGAGTGGTGGAGAAAAGCAGTTGTATATCAGATTTATCCTAAAAGTTTTAATGATACTACAGGAAATGGTATAGGAGATTTACAAGGGATTATAGAAAAGTTAGATTATTTAAATAAATTAGGTGTAGATGTAATTTGGTTAACACCTATATATAAATCGCCACAAAATGATAATGGATATGATATTAGTGATTATTATAGTATTTATGAAGGATATGGCACTATGGAAGACTTTGATAGATTACTAGCAGAAGCTCATCAGCGGGATATTAAGGTTATTATGGATATAGTAATTAATCATACATCTACAGAGCACCAATGGTTTAAAGAGTCTGCTAAGTCTAAGGATAATCCATATAGGGACTTTTATATATGGAAAGATCCTAAAGGTGGAGCAGAGCCAAGTAATTGGAAGTCTAAATTTGGTGGTTCGGCTTGGAAATATGATAAAGATACTGGACAATATTATTTACATCTTTTTGATGTAACTCAAGCAGATTTGAACTGGGAAAATCCAGAAGTTAGAGAGAAACTATATAAAATGATGAATTTTTGGCTAGGTGAGAAGGGTGTAGATGGCTTTAGATTAGATGTAATTAACCTAATTTCTAAGAATCAAGATTTCCCAGATGATGATGGTTCAGTTGCTCCTGGAGATGGACGAAAGTTTTATACTGACGGTCCAAAAGTTCATAAATATATGCAAGAGATGAATCAAGAGGTCTTTTCTAAGTATGAAATGATGACAGTAGGTGAGATGTCATCAACTAATATTGATGATTGTATCAAATATACTAATCCTAAGCGGAAGGAATTGGATATGGTCTTTAGTTTCTATCATTTAAAGGTAGACTATCCTAATGGTGAGAAATGGACTAATGCTGATTTTGATTTTATTGAGTTAAAGAAGATTTTATCAGATTGGCAGGTAGGAATGAATCAAGGTGGAGGTTGGAATGCATTATTTTGGTGTAATCATGACCAACCAAGAGTTGTAAGTCGATTTGGTAATGATGGGAAATATCATAATAAATCCGCTAAGATGTTAGCTACTACAATTCATATGATGCAAGGAACTCCTTATATTTATCAAGGCGAAGAGTTTGGAATGACTAATCCAAATTTTGCAGATATTAATGATTATCGTGATGTAGAATCTTTAAATGCTTATAAGATTCTTAAAGAAGAAGGAAGATCAGAAGAAGAGATTATGTCTGCCATAAAAGCTAAATCAAGGGATAATTCTAGAACTCCGATGCAATGGAATTCAGGTCAGCATGGAGGGTTTACTACAGGTACTCCATGGATTAATTTAGCAGCTAATTATAAAGATATCAATGCGCAACGATCTCTTGCAGATAAAAACTCAATCTTTTATCATTATCAAAAATTAATTAAGTTAAGAAAGAGATTAGATATTATCACTTATGGTGATTATAAATTACTCTTAGAAGATGACCAAGATATTTTTGTCTATCTTAGAACTTATAATAGTGAGAAATTATTAGTTATTAATAACTTCTATGATAAAGATGTAGACTTTAAATTACCAGATGAAGTATCAGACCTTAGTGCTTATAACACTAAAATCTTGATCTCTAATTATGGTGATTCTTCTGAAAATATTAAGAATATAAGATTACGACCATATGAGTCTATTGTTTATCATCTTGCAAAATGA
- a CDS encoding nucleoside hydrolase translates to MEKVLFDCDNTMGLPKKDVDDGLTLLYLLGREDVELLGVSSTFGNGTLAQANQVTKQMIEELDITDFNLHSGAANANDIDTAAADFLVKTAKENPGEITLLATGPLTNLKAAYKKDDQFFTYLKQIVVMGGITEPLYFGDKEVSELNFSCDGEATELVLKADVPVMVASGNLCLEAFFGSEEWKTLSNKQNDNYKYISDYIKDWYDYGEELINTKGFYMWDLVSAVYVTSPELFENQYYTLNSKLDDLKTGTLIVDISDKSRDIRNEGVINIPTGIKDIKKFKDAIFAAWLNF, encoded by the coding sequence ATGGAGAAAGTTTTATTTGATTGTGATAATACAATGGGATTACCAAAAAAGGATGTTGATGATGGATTAACTCTACTTTATTTATTGGGTAGAGAGGATGTTGAGCTATTAGGAGTTAGCAGTACCTTTGGTAATGGAACTCTAGCTCAAGCCAATCAGGTAACAAAGCAGATGATTGAAGAATTAGATATTACAGATTTTAATTTACATTCAGGAGCTGCTAATGCCAATGATATAGATACAGCTGCTGCTGACTTTTTAGTTAAAACAGCTAAAGAGAATCCAGGAGAGATAACTTTATTAGCTACAGGTCCTTTAACTAATTTGAAAGCAGCCTATAAAAAAGATGATCAATTCTTTACATATCTTAAACAGATAGTAGTTATGGGAGGTATTACTGAGCCATTATACTTTGGAGATAAAGAAGTATCTGAATTGAACTTTTCTTGTGATGGGGAGGCTACTGAATTGGTATTAAAAGCTGATGTACCTGTTATGGTAGCTAGTGGAAATTTATGTTTAGAAGCATTTTTTGGAAGTGAAGAATGGAAAACTTTATCTAATAAGCAAAATGATAATTATAAATATATCAGTGATTATATTAAGGATTGGTATGATTATGGAGAAGAGTTAATTAATACTAAAGGTTTTTACATGTGGGATTTAGTATCTGCTGTGTATGTTACTAGCCCTGAATTATTTGAGAATCAATATTATACTTTAAATTCTAAATTAGATGATTTGAAGACAGGAACGTTAATTGTTGATATTTCTGATAAGTCACGAGATATAAGAAATGAAGGGGTAATTAATATTCCTACAGGAATAAAGGATATTAAGAAATTTAAAGATGCTATCTTTGCAGCTTGGCTTAATTTTTAA
- a CDS encoding transmembrane-type terpene cyclase: MSNTLLLILEIGTGLFWSLTYILIIFKGFQDKTYGMPMLALCANLSWEFIFSFIWPLELPRLYITIIWFSLDLIILLQFLLFGQADFRNKFYRKLFYPIFFLLLLIIFFTILFISYEFDDYIGKYAAFGQNLLMSILFITMLIRRNSTSGQSIYIAIFKLIGTLFASIIFYLNQGSILITFFSIATLFFDIAYIILLAAQYTDLDMRILNSLKLNIKRN, translated from the coding sequence ATGAGTAATACTCTACTTTTAATTCTAGAGATAGGTACTGGACTTTTTTGGTCTTTAACCTATATTCTAATTATTTTTAAAGGATTTCAAGACAAGACTTATGGAATGCCCATGTTAGCCTTGTGTGCTAATCTTTCTTGGGAATTTATCTTTTCCTTTATTTGGCCACTTGAATTACCTAGACTTTATATTACTATTATTTGGTTCTCCCTTGATTTAATTATTCTACTTCAATTTCTTTTATTCGGTCAAGCAGACTTTAGAAATAAATTTTACAGAAAGCTATTTTATCCTATTTTCTTTCTACTATTATTGATAATCTTTTTCACTATTCTATTTATCTCTTATGAATTCGATGATTATATTGGGAAATATGCAGCCTTTGGACAGAACCTACTAATGTCAATCCTATTTATAACTATGCTAATCAGACGCAATAGTACTTCAGGCCAATCAATCTATATTGCTATTTTTAAATTAATCGGAACTTTATTTGCTTCTATTATATTCTATCTAAATCAAGGTTCAATACTCATTACTTTCTTCTCTATTGCAACTCTCTTCTTTGATATTGCTTATATTATACTATTAGCTGCTCAATATACTGACTTGGATATGAGAATATTAAATAGTCTTAAACTTAATATAAAGAGAAATTAG
- the treR gene encoding trehalose operon repressor — MDNKYLKIYNELAKKIERGEISPKSQLPSENQLSKEYDLSRGTIRKALDLLSQNGYIQKVHGKGSIALDVNKFDFPVSGVVSFKELSKKMGTKAKTIVSELELIKPDKHLKSKLNISDDEKLWKIVRVREISKQKIILDKDFLKQEYVPSLSKEVCEDSIYEYIEDELELRISFAKKLISVEEPTLEDKEHLDLEGYNVVVVVKSYVYLDDATLFQYTESRHRPDKFRFVDFARRTHQ; from the coding sequence ATGGATAATAAGTATCTAAAGATATATAATGAGCTTGCTAAAAAGATAGAACGTGGAGAAATAAGTCCAAAGAGTCAATTACCTTCTGAAAATCAACTAAGTAAAGAATATGATTTATCTAGAGGGACTATTAGAAAAGCACTTGATCTCTTATCTCAGAATGGTTATATTCAAAAGGTTCATGGAAAAGGTTCAATTGCTTTAGATGTTAATAAATTTGACTTTCCTGTTTCTGGAGTTGTTAGTTTTAAAGAACTTTCTAAGAAAATGGGAACAAAAGCAAAGACTATTGTTTCAGAGTTGGAATTAATCAAGCCTGATAAACACTTAAAGTCTAAATTAAATATTTCTGATGATGAAAAGCTATGGAAGATTGTTAGGGTTAGGGAAATATCTAAGCAGAAGATTATTCTTGATAAAGATTTTTTAAAGCAAGAATATGTTCCAAGCTTAAGTAAGGAAGTATGTGAAGATTCAATTTATGAATATATTGAGGATGAATTGGAACTGAGAATTAGTTTTGCTAAGAAATTAATTTCGGTAGAAGAACCTACACTAGAAGATAAAGAACATTTAGATTTAGAAGGATATAATGTAGTAGTGGTAGTAAAAAGCTATGTTTATTTAGATGATGCTACTTTATTTCAATATACTGAATCTAGACATAGACCAGATAAGTTTAGATTTGTTGATTTTGCTCGTAGGACTCATCAATAG
- a CDS encoding sulfurtransferase, whose translation MKKRFLAIITLAILVSGLMLVVGCSTKEAITDENYVPIKERGYANPKALISAEELKKIKDKDDLVMVDFRHVAKYKLGHIPGAVNVYRSDEENPNAEYGGIRATVDQMEKMLQTKGINNGDLIVIYDDRGDYDAARMWWILKTYGYDKVRLLDGGIVRWKALDYDTQISTPDVEKGNFKFNRAKVNEDKWLATVDYVQKAINDSDLQILDTRSRAEYTGEKNMASRGGRIPTAPWIEWKEAINGGKSEGPRTFKTAEELKAVYEAKGITEDKTIIPYCQSAVRSAHTTFVLTQLLGYEDVKNYDGSWIEWSARKDLPIEKGE comes from the coding sequence ATGAAGAAGAGATTTTTGGCAATAATAACTTTAGCAATACTTGTTTCAGGACTAATGTTAGTAGTAGGATGTTCAACAAAAGAGGCTATAACTGATGAAAATTATGTACCGATTAAAGAAAGAGGTTATGCTAATCCAAAAGCATTAATTAGTGCAGAAGAATTAAAGAAAATTAAGGATAAAGATGATCTAGTTATGGTTGATTTTAGACATGTGGCTAAGTATAAGTTAGGACATATTCCAGGAGCAGTTAATGTTTATCGTAGTGATGAAGAAAACCCTAATGCTGAATATGGTGGTATTAGAGCTACTGTAGATCAGATGGAAAAAATGTTACAGACTAAAGGTATTAACAATGGAGATTTAATCGTTATTTATGATGATCGTGGAGATTATGATGCTGCTAGAATGTGGTGGATTTTAAAGACATATGGCTATGATAAGGTTAGATTATTAGATGGAGGAATTGTTCGTTGGAAGGCATTAGATTATGATACTCAGATATCAACACCAGATGTTGAAAAAGGTAACTTTAAATTTAACAGAGCTAAGGTTAATGAAGATAAGTGGTTAGCGACTGTTGATTATGTTCAAAAGGCTATTAATGATAGTGATTTACAAATCTTAGATACTCGTTCTAGAGCTGAGTATACAGGTGAGAAGAATATGGCTTCTAGAGGCGGAAGAATTCCAACTGCTCCATGGATTGAATGGAAAGAGGCTATTAATGGTGGTAAGTCTGAAGGGCCTCGTACTTTCAAGACTGCTGAAGAATTAAAAGCAGTATATGAAGCTAAGGGAATAACTGAAGATAAGACAATTATTCCTTATTGCCAATCAGCTGTTAGATCAGCACATACTACTTTTGTATTAACTCAATTATTAGGATATGAAGATGTTAAGAACTATGATGGTTCTTGGATTGAGTGGAGTGCAAGAAAAGATTTACCGATTGAGAAAGGTGAATAA
- a CDS encoding DUF3298 and DUF4163 domain-containing protein, whose product MDFIKLPVAIKTIRINRPRLKLYYPQVRGMSDLKLQREINCQIYDLVYQLIEEQGFYENPLTDITAYYEIKNNQRGILSLTLINYAYAGGAHGLTLTKSLTFDIETAKVYKLVDLFKEDSNYQEVLSEIIEEQIEERDIGVIDDFPGVREDQDYYLADKCLVIYYQLYEFTPYVFGFPYFPISVYEIEDIINLEGPLGQMLY is encoded by the coding sequence TTGGATTTTATTAAATTACCTGTTGCTATTAAAACAATTAGAATCAATAGGCCTAGACTAAAGCTTTATTACCCCCAAGTTAGAGGAATGAGCGATTTAAAGCTTCAAAGAGAAATTAATTGCCAGATTTATGATTTAGTCTATCAATTAATTGAAGAGCAAGGCTTTTATGAAAATCCATTAACAGATATTACTGCTTATTATGAGATTAAAAATAATCAGCGAGGTATTTTAAGTTTAACTTTGATTAATTATGCTTATGCTGGTGGAGCCCATGGTTTGACATTAACTAAATCACTAACCTTTGATATTGAAACTGCAAAAGTATATAAATTAGTCGATCTATTTAAAGAAGATAGTAATTATCAAGAAGTATTATCGGAAATTATCGAAGAACAGATTGAAGAACGTGATATAGGAGTGATAGATGATTTCCCAGGTGTTAGAGAAGATCAAGATTATTATTTAGCTGATAAATGTTTGGTGATCTATTATCAATTATATGAATTTACACCTTATGTTTTTGGATTTCCCTACTTCCCAATCTCAGTCTATGAGATAGAAGATATTATTAATTTAGAAGGACCATTAGGTCAAATGTTGTATTAA
- a CDS encoding sulfurtransferase TusA family protein, whose protein sequence is MNRLDCIGEPCPLPLMKAEKKIKKLKIGEKLYIEVDHTCAMTNVPEWARKRGYNVEIEEVTFGEWQITVTKTK, encoded by the coding sequence ATGAATAGATTAGACTGTATCGGAGAACCATGTCCGTTACCATTAATGAAAGCAGAGAAGAAGATAAAAAAATTAAAGATAGGCGAGAAGCTATATATTGAGGTTGATCATACTTGTGCAATGACTAATGTGCCAGAATGGGCTAGAAAACGTGGTTATAATGTGGAGATAGAAGAGGTGACCTTTGGTGAATGGCAAATCACTGTTACCAAAACAAAGTAA
- a CDS encoding ZIP family metal transporter: MWRAALWGGIAGSSVFIGSLIALFFNIKKSVIGFIMAFGTGVLMGAAAFELLTEAVENGGITVTAISFILGAALFTLFNLIIAKKGGHSRKRSQDNITENSGIAIFMGTVMDAIPESVIIGVSLTKEENISLLLVVAIFISNFPEGLSSSSGLKKAGYSKTKILVLWLIVSFLAILSSIVGFIFLEHGSEALIATISSFAAGGIVAMLSSTMMPEAYEDGGPIVGLISALGLISSVILSNLK; the protein is encoded by the coding sequence ATGTGGAGAGCAGCACTATGGGGAGGAATTGCTGGATCTTCTGTTTTTATAGGCTCATTAATAGCTTTGTTCTTTAATATCAAAAAAAGTGTTATTGGTTTTATTATGGCTTTTGGTACAGGAGTTTTAATGGGGGCTGCTGCTTTTGAATTACTTACAGAAGCAGTTGAAAATGGTGGTATAACAGTTACTGCTATTAGTTTTATTTTAGGTGCAGCTCTCTTTACTTTATTTAATTTAATCATTGCTAAAAAAGGAGGTCATAGTAGAAAGAGATCACAGGATAATATAACTGAAAATTCAGGAATAGCAATCTTTATGGGCACTGTAATGGATGCTATACCAGAATCAGTAATTATTGGTGTTAGTTTGACTAAAGAAGAGAATATTAGCTTGCTTTTAGTGGTTGCTATTTTTATTAGTAATTTTCCTGAAGGTCTATCAAGTAGTAGTGGCTTAAAAAAAGCTGGATATTCAAAGACTAAAATTCTAGTATTATGGTTAATTGTATCATTTCTTGCTATATTGAGTTCAATAGTAGGATTTATTTTTTTAGAGCATGGTTCAGAAGCATTAATTGCTACAATTAGTTCTTTTGCTGCAGGTGGAATAGTAGCAATGCTTTCATCAACTATGATGCCAGAAGCTTATGAGGATGGAGGACCTATTGTTGGCCTGATATCTGCTTTGGGATTAATAAGTTCTGTTATTTTGAGTAATTTAAAGTAA